The following proteins are encoded in a genomic region of Peptococcus niger:
- a CDS encoding viroplasmin family protein produces the protein MAKKKFYAVRVGKIPGIYQTWSQAEEQVKGFPGAEYKSFSTEGEAIRYMSREEIKESESVSDEISVINEKIEQEIKNLRDREVIAFVDGSHSLDADGKEKYSFGVLLLTNESEDSLYKAFIDKTYMDSRNIAGEIEGVKQAILWAIESNKQRIKIFYDYEGIEKWATKEWKSKVKISQEYSKFFDEKSKLINIEFEHVKAHSGIVYNEKADELAKKALLSQGYKTYNDGSIYFIGFQKQDWLNMVESLNNEINEEDIKDKIKVEESSPKDYLDKLLLVFDGQRVIINCYKGNKSYVQGKQSLLFRKIISLAIENLPTDSAVIEVLNTYHDLTVEKLEVENAFSTLLPNFPIDDKDTKLRNTLLSSVFNTLITGYMPDYTCLVTPLFRAMEFYLHRILHDKLGKNTTRTGKDGKFKRNNFAFFDENETTGNFEYNSSAVGLSSNQIDYLNQLYSSYNKMRHPYSHWSENSMDTHVITDIKTAHELILEGLQFINKYYIIF, from the coding sequence AGAAAAAATTTTATGCTGTTAGAGTAGGAAAAATTCCCGGAATTTATCAAACATGGAGTCAGGCTGAAGAACAGGTGAAAGGCTTTCCAGGTGCAGAGTACAAGTCTTTTTCTACAGAGGGGGAAGCTATAAGATATATGTCTCGTGAGGAAATAAAAGAAAGTGAAAGTGTATCCGATGAAATATCTGTAATAAATGAAAAAATAGAACAGGAAATAAAGAACTTACGAGATAGAGAAGTAATTGCTTTTGTAGATGGCAGCCATTCTTTAGATGCAGATGGAAAAGAAAAATACAGTTTTGGTGTCCTTCTTTTAACCAATGAATCAGAAGACAGTCTATATAAGGCTTTTATAGATAAAACTTATATGGATTCAAGAAATATTGCAGGTGAAATTGAAGGTGTTAAACAAGCTATTTTATGGGCTATTGAAAGCAATAAACAAAGAATAAAAATTTTTTATGATTATGAAGGCATTGAAAAGTGGGCAACGAAAGAATGGAAATCTAAAGTCAAAATTTCACAGGAATATAGTAAATTCTTTGATGAGAAGTCAAAGTTGATAAATATAGAATTTGAGCATGTAAAAGCTCATAGCGGAATTGTGTATAATGAAAAAGCGGATGAATTAGCAAAAAAAGCTCTCTTGTCGCAAGGGTATAAAACATATAATGATGGATCTATCTATTTTATAGGTTTTCAAAAGCAAGATTGGCTTAATATGGTAGAATCACTCAATAATGAAATCAATGAAGAAGATATTAAAGATAAAATTAAGGTAGAAGAATCTAGTCCAAAAGATTACTTAGATAAATTGTTACTTGTGTTTGACGGTCAACGAGTGATTATTAACTGCTACAAAGGTAATAAATCTTACGTTCAAGGGAAACAGAGTTTGCTGTTTCGGAAAATTATTTCATTGGCGATTGAAAACTTACCAACAGATAGTGCTGTTATAGAAGTCCTAAATACGTATCATGATTTAACAGTAGAGAAGCTGGAGGTTGAAAATGCTTTTTCTACGTTATTGCCTAATTTTCCAATTGATGATAAAGATACAAAACTTAGAAATACTTTATTATCCTCAGTATTTAATACACTAATAACAGGCTATATGCCGGATTATACTTGTCTGGTTACACCCCTTTTTAGAGCGATGGAATTTTATTTGCATAGAATTTTACATGATAAATTGGGTAAGAATACAACTAGAACAGGAAAAGATGGCAAATTTAAAAGGAATAATTTTGCTTTCTTTGATGAAAATGAAACAACAGGAAATTTTGAATATAATTCATCTGCTGTAGGCTTAAGTTCTAATCAAATAGATTATCTTAATCAGTTATATAGTAGCTATAACAAAATGAGACATCCATATTCACATTGGTCAGAAAATTCAATGGATACTCATGTTATAACGGATATAAAAACAGCTCATGAATTAATTTTGGAAGGCTTGCAATTTATAAATAAATATTATATAATATTTTAG
- a CDS encoding type II toxin-antitoxin system RnlB family antitoxin produces MKPYLINSLKKDGFDAIITLLDYQTQISRCLKSIRMSPNETRKLLIDTILCSGMNEYRFIETTLNEDGTINLNHYNYVNVDNDILEKANEILKYQPAFLRNSVLPESQIKKIAQS; encoded by the coding sequence ATGAAACCATATTTGATAAATAGTTTAAAAAAGGATGGATTTGATGCTATAATAACATTGTTAGATTACCAAACTCAAATATCAAGATGTTTAAAATCCATTAGAATGTCTCCGAACGAAACAAGAAAACTTTTGATAGATACTATATTATGTTCAGGAATGAATGAGTATCGTTTTATTGAAACTACTTTAAATGAAGATGGAACAATTAATTTAAATCATTATAACTATGTTAATGTGGACAATGATATACTAGAAAAAGCAAATGAGATTCTAAAATATCAACCCGCTTTTTTAAGAAATTCTGTATTGCCGGAATCACAAATAAAAAAAATAGCACAGAGTTAA
- a CDS encoding protein-export chaperone SecB, with amino-acid sequence MAGIEFHNYHLNEISYIRNNNFDPSEGTITLDIKPSVDLKYNDKSKEDKALVNFDLILGSLEDPKAAFQVVLKMTAHFSYNKDESDGRSFEQYLLENATAILYSYMRPMVSDIIMRANEFPNYILPVLNVTALLEEGNKE; translated from the coding sequence ATGGCTGGAATAGAATTCCATAATTACCACCTTAACGAAATATCCTATATTAGAAATAATAACTTCGATCCATCAGAGGGAACGATAACCCTTGATATTAAGCCTAGTGTGGATCTGAAATATAACGATAAAAGCAAAGAGGATAAGGCTCTCGTAAACTTTGACCTAATTTTAGGCAGCCTAGAAGACCCAAAAGCCGCCTTTCAAGTTGTTCTTAAAATGACTGCACACTTTAGCTATAACAAAGACGAATCAGATGGCAGATCTTTTGAGCAGTATTTGCTTGAAAATGCCACTGCAATCCTATATTCGTATATGCGTCCGATGGTTTCAGATATAATCATGAGAGCTAATGAGTTCCCAAACTATATACTTCCTGTGCTGAACGTAACGGCTCTACTTGAAGAAGGAAATAAAGAATAG